One Rhabdothermincola sediminis DNA window includes the following coding sequences:
- a CDS encoding 50S ribosomal protein L25 produces MELTLTAETGRAPGSRAAGRLRAEGKIPGVVYGMGADPVPVAVVWSELRRVLTTEAGVNALIALDIDGRTDLTIVKDLQRDPVRREVLHVDFLRVDPDAPVEVEVPIVVVGEAKEVESAKGIAEQQMKSLTVKAKPTSIPGQIEADVSSLTVGSAVTVGDLQLPDGVTTDVDPSTPVVAGVATRFTVVGAGAAGSAEGGEAGEGAEAAGAETGEGEESGE; encoded by the coding sequence ATGGAGCTGACCTTGACCGCCGAGACGGGGCGCGCCCCCGGTTCCCGCGCCGCCGGCCGACTTCGGGCCGAGGGCAAGATCCCCGGTGTCGTGTACGGGATGGGCGCTGACCCGGTGCCGGTGGCCGTCGTCTGGTCCGAGCTGCGCCGGGTGCTGACCACCGAAGCCGGGGTGAACGCGCTCATCGCGCTCGACATCGACGGTCGGACGGATCTCACCATCGTCAAGGACCTCCAGCGCGATCCCGTCCGCCGCGAGGTGCTCCACGTCGACTTCCTCCGGGTCGACCCGGACGCCCCGGTCGAGGTGGAGGTCCCGATCGTGGTGGTCGGCGAGGCCAAGGAGGTCGAGAGCGCCAAGGGCATCGCCGAGCAGCAGATGAAGTCGCTCACGGTGAAGGCCAAGCCCACCAGCATCCCGGGTCAGATCGAAGCCGATGTCTCCTCGCTCACGGTGGGCTCGGCGGTCACCGTCGGCGACCTCCAGCTCCCCGACGGGGTCACCACCGACGTCGATCCCTCCACACCGGTCGTGGCGGGCGTGGCCACCCGCTTCACCGTGGTGGGGGCTGGCGCCGCCGGGTCGGCTGAAGGGGGCGAAGCCGGAGAGGGTGCTGAGGCGGCCGGTGCCGAGACCGGCGAGGGCGAGGAGAGCGGCGAGTAG
- the pth gene encoding aminoacyl-tRNA hydrolase, translated as MAADLLVVGLGNPGREYAGTRHNVGFDVVELLASRHGGRFRRSRQRARVAEVLIDGRRVVLAEPQTYMNLSGEAVAPLVRHNGIDDLHRLVVVHDELDLPVGRLKVKVGGGLAGHNGLRSIKAHLHSAEFVRVRIGVGKPPDRERGADHVLQRASRSERAALDEAVRDAADAVEVILAEGPQAAMTRFNAT; from the coding sequence ATGGCAGCCGACCTGCTCGTGGTCGGGCTCGGCAATCCGGGACGGGAGTACGCCGGCACCCGGCACAACGTCGGTTTCGACGTCGTCGAACTGCTCGCGTCCCGCCACGGCGGCCGGTTCCGCCGGAGCCGGCAGCGGGCTCGGGTCGCCGAGGTGCTGATCGACGGCCGCCGGGTGGTGCTGGCCGAGCCGCAGACGTACATGAACCTCTCGGGTGAAGCGGTCGCTCCTCTCGTCCGCCACAACGGCATCGATGACCTCCATCGGCTGGTGGTGGTCCACGACGAGCTGGATCTGCCCGTGGGCCGGCTCAAGGTGAAGGTCGGTGGCGGACTGGCGGGCCACAACGGGCTGCGCTCGATCAAGGCCCACCTCCACAGCGCGGAGTTCGTCCGGGTGCGGATCGGGGTGGGCAAGCCGCCTGACCGGGAGCGGGGTGCCGACCACGTGCTGCAGCGCGCCAGCCGGTCCGAACGCGCCGCCCTCGACGAGGCGGTCCGGGACGCCGCGGACGCGGTCGAAGTGATCCTCGCCGAGGGGCCGCAGGCGGCCATGACCAGGTTCAACGCCACGTGA
- a CDS encoding ribose-phosphate diphosphokinase has protein sequence MELVPKKRLFLVSGRANLPLAEEIAAALDVPLGEPNLAAFANGELHCRFDESVRGTDVFIIQTHSATDGATLNDALMEQLIMVDAAKRASAKRISVVCPYYGYSRQDRKAEGREPITAKLVADMFSTAGATRVISVDLHSGQIQGFFDGPVDHLTAMPVLVEYMSSLGEDLVVVSPDAGRVKVAERYANQLRADLAIVHKRRAKGAKHEVEARDVVGDVDGRVCVLIDDMIDTAGTICAAAEQLKEHGATEVYAAATHGVFSGPAIDRLKNSVISKVVVTNTLPLPPEKQIDKIEVLSVAGIIAEAIDAVFEDTSVSEIFGGANQS, from the coding sequence ATGGAGCTCGTTCCGAAGAAGCGCCTGTTCCTGGTCTCGGGTCGGGCGAACCTGCCGCTGGCGGAGGAGATCGCGGCGGCGCTCGACGTACCTCTCGGTGAGCCCAACTTGGCCGCGTTCGCCAACGGCGAGCTCCACTGCCGGTTCGACGAGTCGGTGCGGGGCACCGACGTGTTCATCATCCAGACCCACAGCGCGACCGACGGTGCCACGTTGAACGACGCGCTCATGGAGCAGCTCATCATGGTGGATGCCGCCAAGCGGGCGTCCGCCAAGCGCATCAGCGTGGTCTGCCCCTACTACGGGTACTCCCGCCAGGACCGCAAGGCCGAGGGGCGGGAGCCGATCACCGCCAAGTTGGTGGCCGACATGTTCAGCACCGCGGGGGCGACGCGGGTGATCAGTGTGGATCTGCACTCCGGGCAGATCCAGGGGTTCTTCGACGGTCCGGTCGACCACCTCACGGCGATGCCGGTGCTGGTGGAGTACATGTCTTCGCTCGGTGAGGACCTGGTCGTCGTGTCACCGGACGCCGGGCGGGTGAAGGTGGCCGAGCGCTACGCCAATCAGCTCCGGGCCGACCTGGCCATCGTGCACAAGCGCCGGGCCAAGGGAGCCAAGCACGAGGTCGAGGCCCGGGACGTGGTGGGCGACGTCGACGGCCGGGTGTGCGTGCTCATCGACGACATGATCGACACCGCCGGCACGATCTGCGCGGCGGCCGAGCAGCTCAAGGAGCACGGGGCCACCGAGGTCTACGCGGCCGCCACCCACGGGGTGTTCTCCGGTCCGGCGATCGACCGTCTGAAGAACTCGGTGATCTCCAAGGTGGTGGTCACCAACACCTTGCCGCTGCCCCCCGAGAAGCAGATCGACAAGATCGAGGTGCTCTCGGTGGCGGGCATCATCGCCGAGGCGATCGACGCGGTGTTCGAGGACACCTCGGTGAGCGAGATCTTCGGCGGCGCGAACCAGTCCTGA